Genomic DNA from Oryza sativa Japonica Group chromosome 5, ASM3414082v1:
TGCTAGGATTTTACCTCGTCGATGGGTACTTGCACGATGAGGAGCCTGCAGAATTGCAACGAGAGGTGAATGGATCTGTCAGTCaggagatggattctaatagctCGAGTAGGCATCCATCCGTTTATTGCATATCAACTAAATGGCtacgaaatttttttaaaaaaatcgacaagatagatcaatatataatatatcactccaccaacatgcatgttcaaattcaacttgtaCGAGTTGTCACTGATCATGCTCTTGCTCTGCTAGAGAAGGGAAATTTGGTTGCTTACTGGGATCGGTGCTGGTGAGGATGGCGGTGCCGGCGAAGTCGCAGCTGGTCTGGACGGGGTTCTTCTGGTAGTAGCTGTTGAAGGCGAACGACGCGTGGTCGCGAACGGTGTTGGGGTtgaagcagccgccgccggactGGATGGCGGAGCAGTCCACGCCGCCCTGCCCGCACGCGTAGTCCAGCGCCACCTGcagcgccgccgtgctcgcGCTCGGGCTCGCCACGCACCAgctcccgcctccgccgccgccgccgccgcccgcggccaccgggttcgccagcgaCGGCGTCGTCTGCGTCCCCGGCATTGCCGCCGGGTTCGTCGTCGACGTCACGGTGGGGTTCGCCGCCGGGTTATCCACCGGGACAGTGGCGAGCGGCGAGGTCACGTCCCGCTCCGGCGTGCCGTGCGCCACCTGCGCGGAGAGCCGCCGCGACGCGTCGTGATGCGCTTGTGTTGCTACCTGctctgctcctcctccccctgcaGCTTCTTCAACCAAAGCATAGCTCATTGTGAGTAGTTTTCACTTCATATTtccatatttatttttgttaaattaaGCAAAAGCACACTTGACACTTGTGTTTACTAATCTGTGATAAAAGCATGTGTTTGTCTGTTGCTGTGACATGACACTCTGTTCGTCAGCTTCAACTAGTAACTGATTTAACTAAACGGaattaaacaaacaaacaatttATTCATTCTAACCTAGCAAAAAATTTCTTCCAAGCAGAATCAGCAGTAGTAACACCATCACCTCAAATCCTAAAACAACAAGACAGAAAGCTACACAAAGACGCAAACTTGGTCAGTAACTAAACTCACCATGGCTGAAGAGGAGTAGAACAAGGAGCCAACCCAAGCAATGAACTCGCCAAAGATCCATGGCACAATCTTTGCGAAAAGCTCTACTAAGAACACCACCAAGAGTGATAAAAAGCTTTGGCTTGCTCAGCTCTAGCTGCAAGTAGGAGTGTGCTGATTCAGGAAAGCGTTAAAGCGAGCTAGCTGCTGCCTCACTCTTGTAGCAAGTGCATCTCCTGATGCTGATAAGCATCAGCATAAGCATGTCTTGAGAGAATAATCTCgaggttttttc
This window encodes:
- the LOC4339730 gene encoding carbohydrate-binding X8 domain-containing protein isoform X8, with translation MVLLLLILLGRNFLLEAAGGGGAEQVATQAHHDASRRLSAQVAHGTPERDVTSPLATVPVDNPAANPTVTSTTNPAAMPGTQTTPSLANPVAAGGGGGGGGGSWCVASPSASTAALQVALDYACGQGGVDCSAIQSGGGCFNPNTVRDHASFAFNSYYQKNPVQTSCDFAGTAILTSTDPSSSSCKYPSTSTGASVLNTSTPTNPAFGGYDNSPPGFGNNSPPLYGSMSPPGYNDNIGAAAAMAGSKETLLSLACVVATVSLNLYK
- the LOC4339730 gene encoding carbohydrate-binding X8 domain-containing protein isoform X4, with translation MVLLLLILLGRNFLLEAAGGGGAEQVATQAHHDASRRLSAQVAHGTPERDVTSPLATVPVDNPAANPTVTSTTNPAAMPGTQTTPSLANPVAAGGGGGGGGGSWCVASPSASTAALQVALDYACGQGGVDCSAIQSGGGCFNPNTVRDHASFAFNSYYQKNPVQTSCDFAGTAILTSTDPNPFTSRCNSAGSSSCKYPSTSTGASVLNTSTPTNPAFGGYDNSPPGFGNNSPPLYGSMSPPGYNDNIGAAAAMAGSKETLLSLACVVATVSLNLYK
- the LOC4339730 gene encoding carbohydrate-binding X8 domain-containing protein isoform X5, with translation MDLWRVHCLGWLLVLLLFSHEAAGGGGAEQVATQAHHDASRRLSAQVAHGTPERDVTSPLATVPVDNPAANPTVTSTTNPAAMPGTQTTPSLANPVAAGGGGGGGGGSWCVASPSASTAALQVALDYACGQGGVDCSAIQSGGGCFNPNTVRDHASFAFNSYYQKNPVQTSCDFAGTAILTSTDPSSSSCKYPSTSTGASVLNTSTPTNPAFGGYDNSPPGFGNNSPPLYGSMSPPGYNDNIGAAAAMAGSKETLLSLACVVATVSLNLYK
- the LOC4339730 gene encoding carbohydrate-binding X8 domain-containing protein isoform X7 produces the protein MDLWRVHCLGWLLVLLLFSHGGGGAEQVATQAHHDASRRLSAQVAHGTPERDVTSPLATVPVDNPAANPTVTSTTNPAAMPGTQTTPSLANPVAAGGGGGGGGGSWCVASPSASTAALQVALDYACGQGGVDCSAIQSGGGCFNPNTVRDHASFAFNSYYQKNPVQTSCDFAGTAILTSTDPSSSSCKYPSTSTGASVLNTSTPTNPAFGGYDNSPPGFGNNSPPLYGSMSPPGYNDNIGAAAAMAGSKETLLSLACVVATVSLNLYK
- the LOC4339730 gene encoding carbohydrate-binding X8 domain-containing protein isoform X3, producing the protein MDLWRVHCLGWLLVLLLFSHGGGGAEQVATQAHHDASRRLSAQVAHGTPERDVTSPLATVPVDNPAANPTVTSTTNPAAMPGTQTTPSLANPVAAGGGGGGGGGSWCVASPSASTAALQVALDYACGQGGVDCSAIQSGGGCFNPNTVRDHASFAFNSYYQKNPVQTSCDFAGTAILTSTDPNPFTSRCNSAGSSSCKYPSTSTGASVLNTSTPTNPAFGGYDNSPPGFGNNSPPLYGSMSPPGYNDNIGAAAAMAGSKETLLSLACVVATVSLNLYK
- the LOC4339730 gene encoding carbohydrate-binding X8 domain-containing protein isoform X2, producing MDLWRVHCLGWLLVLLLFSHAAGGGGAEQVATQAHHDASRRLSAQVAHGTPERDVTSPLATVPVDNPAANPTVTSTTNPAAMPGTQTTPSLANPVAAGGGGGGGGGSWCVASPSASTAALQVALDYACGQGGVDCSAIQSGGGCFNPNTVRDHASFAFNSYYQKNPVQTSCDFAGTAILTSTDPNPFTSRCNSAGSSSCKYPSTSTGASVLNTSTPTNPAFGGYDNSPPGFGNNSPPLYGSMSPPGYNDNIGAAAAMAGSKETLLSLACVVATVSLNLYK
- the LOC4339730 gene encoding carbohydrate-binding X8 domain-containing protein isoform X6, with amino-acid sequence MDLWRVHCLGWLLVLLLFSHAAGGGGAEQVATQAHHDASRRLSAQVAHGTPERDVTSPLATVPVDNPAANPTVTSTTNPAAMPGTQTTPSLANPVAAGGGGGGGGGSWCVASPSASTAALQVALDYACGQGGVDCSAIQSGGGCFNPNTVRDHASFAFNSYYQKNPVQTSCDFAGTAILTSTDPSSSSCKYPSTSTGASVLNTSTPTNPAFGGYDNSPPGFGNNSPPLYGSMSPPGYNDNIGAAAAMAGSKETLLSLACVVATVSLNLYK
- the LOC4339730 gene encoding carbohydrate-binding X8 domain-containing protein isoform X1 yields the protein MDLWRVHCLGWLLVLLLFSHEAAGGGGAEQVATQAHHDASRRLSAQVAHGTPERDVTSPLATVPVDNPAANPTVTSTTNPAAMPGTQTTPSLANPVAAGGGGGGGGGSWCVASPSASTAALQVALDYACGQGGVDCSAIQSGGGCFNPNTVRDHASFAFNSYYQKNPVQTSCDFAGTAILTSTDPNPFTSRCNSAGSSSCKYPSTSTGASVLNTSTPTNPAFGGYDNSPPGFGNNSPPLYGSMSPPGYNDNIGAAAAMAGSKETLLSLACVVATVSLNLYK